Proteins from a genomic interval of Candidatus Nanosynbacter sp. HMT-352:
- a CDS encoding type IV pilus twitching motility protein PilT: MNNQELRIEILLEEVVKKRASDLHIQVGLPPMLRIDGALMPAAGTQPLDEPAVERLVFQILDEDQRQILLKDKEFDFSFAFGTLGRFRVNAFHERGNLAAALRLIPNEIKSASELGMPPVVNTFADFPRGLVLVTGPTGSGKSTTLAALVDKINSERSQHIITIEDPIEFTHKSKKSVVVQREVHYDTYSFSAALRSSLRQDPDVVLIGEMRDLETISAAITIAETGHLVFATLHTNSAAQSIDRMIDVFPPHQQPQIRAQLSNILMAICSQRLVPAIGGGRVVAAEVLIANPAVRNIIREGKSHQLDAVIQTGADQGMQTMDRTLVNLVQNGTITYDSAREFAVDLTEFERLMRG, from the coding sequence ATGAATAATCAAGAATTGCGAATTGAGATTTTGCTGGAAGAAGTCGTTAAGAAGCGAGCTTCAGACCTTCATATTCAAGTTGGTTTGCCGCCAATGCTACGAATTGACGGTGCGCTTATGCCGGCCGCCGGAACTCAACCATTGGACGAGCCTGCAGTTGAGAGATTGGTATTTCAGATTCTTGATGAAGATCAGCGGCAGATTTTGCTAAAAGATAAGGAATTCGACTTTTCGTTTGCGTTCGGCACACTGGGACGATTCCGAGTTAACGCCTTCCATGAGCGTGGCAATTTGGCTGCAGCCCTACGTTTAATTCCAAATGAAATTAAGTCTGCATCTGAGCTGGGTATGCCGCCAGTTGTTAATACGTTTGCGGATTTCCCTCGCGGTTTAGTGTTGGTTACTGGCCCAACTGGTTCCGGCAAGTCAACAACTTTGGCGGCGCTGGTTGATAAGATCAATTCTGAGCGCTCACAGCATATTATTACCATTGAAGACCCTATCGAGTTTACTCACAAGTCGAAAAAATCAGTGGTAGTTCAGCGGGAAGTTCACTACGACACTTATTCATTCTCTGCGGCTTTGCGCTCGAGTCTTCGCCAAGACCCAGACGTTGTGCTGATTGGTGAGATGCGCGACCTCGAGACGATTTCAGCAGCGATTACGATTGCCGAAACTGGACACTTGGTGTTTGCAACGCTACACACGAACTCCGCAGCGCAATCAATTGACCGTATGATTGACGTGTTCCCGCCACACCAGCAACCACAGATTCGCGCTCAGCTCAGTAATATTTTGATGGCAATTTGTTCGCAGCGACTAGTTCCAGCTATCGGCGGCGGACGAGTTGTGGCGGCAGAGGTTTTGATTGCTAATCCAGCGGTGCGTAACATTATCCGCGAAGGTAAATCTCACCAGTTGGATGCCGTGATTCAGACTGGTGCTGACCAGGGAATGCAGACGATGGATCGAACTTTGGTCAATTTGGTGCAGAACGGTACGATTACGTATGATAGTGCTCGTGAATTTGCTGTCGATTTGACGGAATTCGAGAGGTTGATGAGGGGGTAA
- a CDS encoding type II secretion system protein — MTKKDNKKGFTIIEVVLVLAIAGLIFAMVFIALPALQRSQRDQSRKNDASTVAAAITNWNSANRNGGTFSEESLRKYVDKLDQYDKSSELKVATPGASMSVASNEIKVMRGKKCPASTPAPSADDPANITLENGSSRNAAVVVLLENNGSQKQLYCQDV; from the coding sequence ATGACAAAAAAAGATAATAAAAAAGGATTTACAATCATCGAGGTTGTGTTGGTCTTGGCTATTGCTGGACTTATCTTTGCGATGGTGTTTATCGCATTGCCAGCTTTGCAGCGTAGCCAGCGCGACCAGTCAAGGAAGAATGATGCTTCAACAGTTGCCGCAGCTATTACCAATTGGAATTCAGCTAATCGTAACGGTGGCACGTTTAGTGAAGAGTCTCTACGCAAGTATGTCGATAAGCTTGATCAATACGACAAATCTTCAGAATTAAAGGTTGCTACACCTGGTGCTTCAATGTCAGTAGCTAGTAACGAAATCAAGGTTATGCGAGGTAAGAAATGTCCTGCTAGCACGCCAGCTCCATCTGCTGACGATCCAGCAAACATAACTTTGGAAAACGGATCTTCACGCAATGCAGCAGTTGTAGTTCTATTGGAAAATAACGGTTCTCAAAAGCAATTGTATTGCCAGGACGTATAA
- a CDS encoding prepilin peptidase has protein sequence MIKFVLVGFLGAILGSFTGAQIWRLRARQLMEDKKAGEKVDQKELKKLSPLIKKISKDRSRCLSCGHELKWYDLIPVVSWVAGLGRCRYCKAFIGWMEILLELVMAGLFVASIVFWPGSLTDIWQVALLVLWLASLVLLAILFVYDLRWLLLPDVINIPFIILGAIFAGIKVCLVGDFSKSLMTLFGSIAILSGIYMVLYLFSKYRYGEDKTWIGFGDVKLGLGLGLFLGNWLLAFAALFIANLIGTLLVLPSMMRGKLQATSRICFGPLLIVGFLLAWFFSRQILEWGFLIV, from the coding sequence ATGATTAAGTTTGTACTAGTGGGATTTTTAGGGGCTATTTTAGGCAGTTTCACCGGAGCGCAAATTTGGCGCTTGCGAGCTCGTCAATTGATGGAAGATAAAAAAGCCGGAGAAAAAGTTGACCAAAAGGAATTAAAGAAATTATCCCCATTGATAAAAAAAATTTCCAAAGATAGATCTCGTTGTTTGTCTTGCGGACATGAGCTTAAATGGTACGATTTGATTCCTGTGGTAAGTTGGGTCGCTGGATTGGGGCGATGCAGATATTGCAAAGCATTTATCGGTTGGATGGAAATCTTGCTAGAACTAGTGATGGCTGGATTGTTCGTCGCGTCTATAGTTTTTTGGCCGGGATCGTTAACGGATATCTGGCAAGTCGCGTTGCTGGTCTTGTGGTTGGCAAGTTTGGTGCTACTGGCGATTTTATTCGTCTATGACCTCAGATGGCTACTTCTTCCAGATGTAATTAATATTCCGTTTATCATTCTTGGTGCTATTTTTGCGGGAATAAAAGTATGTCTAGTTGGCGATTTTTCAAAAAGCTTGATGACGTTATTTGGGTCGATTGCGATTCTGAGCGGAATATATATGGTGCTATATTTATTCTCGAAATATCGTTACGGGGAAGACAAAACTTGGATCGGTTTTGGTGATGTTAAGCTTGGACTTGGATTGGGTTTGTTCTTAGGAAACTGGCTTTTGGCGTTTGCTGCGTTGTTCATCGCAAATCTTATCGGCACGCTTCTTGTCTTGCCGTCAATGATGCGAGGAAAATTGCAAGCAACTTCACGAATTTGCTTCGGTCCATTGCTTATCGTAGGGTTTTTACTCGCTTGGTTCTTTAGCCGACAAATTTTAGAGTGGGGCTTTCTTATTGTCTAA
- a CDS encoding type II secretion system protein, with amino-acid sequence MGNKQKGFTIIEVILFVAISGLLTSMLMVGVSMSINRQQYRDSVQSYAGFLRNEYSKVVNVENERSKGTCPIEGSDGRAETLRGQSDCVIVGRYITTEGSLGSTDGNLYKTYPVYAYRPDKGSAWTYKRGAESDKYIVNWQAKTRFSNQAKDSAYISILMYRHPETGQLDIRTDTSRFGDNLTDFVNNKNSAGVVQSAGEQRQQREICVYDDGWMPGERLSIFLRSHAGSADAVVVGNATGGCADA; translated from the coding sequence ATGGGCAATAAACAAAAAGGTTTTACTATAATTGAAGTGATTTTGTTTGTGGCTATTTCTGGTTTGCTGACCTCTATGCTGATGGTCGGCGTAAGCATGTCAATTAATCGCCAGCAATATCGCGATTCGGTGCAGTCTTATGCTGGTTTTTTGCGAAATGAGTACTCGAAGGTGGTCAATGTTGAGAATGAGCGATCTAAGGGTACTTGTCCAATTGAAGGTTCTGATGGTCGAGCTGAAACTCTACGCGGCCAATCTGATTGCGTGATCGTCGGTCGCTATATTACCACTGAAGGTTCTCTGGGCTCAACGGACGGCAATCTGTACAAAACTTATCCAGTTTATGCCTATAGGCCAGATAAGGGTAGTGCGTGGACTTATAAACGTGGCGCTGAGTCTGATAAATATATCGTTAATTGGCAAGCAAAAACTAGGTTTTCTAACCAAGCCAAAGATAGTGCGTATATTTCTATTTTGATGTACCGCCACCCAGAGACGGGGCAGTTGGATATTAGGACAGACACGAGTCGATTCGGTGACAATTTAACTGATTTCGTCAACAATAAAAATAGTGCTGGAGTTGTGCAATCTGCTGGCGAACAGCGTCAACAGAGGGAAATTTGTGTTTATGATGATGGCTGGATGCCGGGAGAGAGATTATCTATTTTTCTACGATCACACGCAGGTTCTGCAGATGCTGTAGTTGTGGGCAATGCGACAGGAGGCTGTGCTGATGCGTAA
- a CDS encoding type II secretion system F family protein, whose amino-acid sequence MKKYDYEARDSASNKIVKSVVQADSENAAAKLLTAQGFVPLKIELQDDKTNFFARFSGRITTKDKVVFTRQLATLIGAGLPLAQSLRTVQEQTTNKRMQEIVQEIISDVEGGKSLSDSFAKHPEAFNKVYVALVSAGETSGTMDDSLKRLAAQQEKEAAMMSKIRGAMMYPSIVLVVIILVIGFMLFTVVPQVEGLYRDLNKGLPFVTLMMIKVANFFSSLWWLVILAMIIGGYFLVQYLKTEPGIKAKDTFKLNVPLFKGMFRKMYMARFARTGQVLLSTGVPMLDMLRITSDAVNNVIISESILRASDKVKGGKALSASLSNEDYFLAMVPQMIKIGEQSGKIDEMMGKTAQVYEDELDEEIRALSTAIEPVLMVFLAIVAGTMVAAILLPIYSLVGNINIR is encoded by the coding sequence ATGAAAAAGTACGATTACGAAGCCAGAGATAGCGCAAGTAACAAAATCGTTAAATCAGTTGTTCAGGCTGATAGCGAAAACGCCGCCGCAAAACTTTTGACGGCTCAGGGCTTTGTGCCGTTAAAAATTGAATTACAAGACGATAAAACAAATTTCTTTGCGAGGTTTTCTGGTAGAATCACTACTAAGGATAAGGTTGTGTTTACTCGTCAGCTAGCAACTCTTATTGGAGCAGGGCTACCTTTGGCGCAAAGTCTTCGAACAGTTCAGGAACAGACTACGAATAAGCGCATGCAGGAAATAGTCCAGGAAATTATCTCTGACGTTGAAGGCGGCAAATCCTTGTCTGATTCGTTCGCAAAGCACCCAGAAGCTTTTAATAAAGTTTATGTAGCTTTGGTATCGGCCGGCGAAACGTCAGGTACAATGGATGATTCGCTTAAGAGGTTAGCTGCTCAGCAGGAAAAAGAGGCTGCTATGATGAGTAAGATTAGGGGTGCTATGATGTATCCGTCAATTGTCTTGGTAGTGATTATCTTAGTTATCGGATTTATGTTATTTACAGTTGTTCCGCAAGTTGAGGGTCTGTATCGTGACTTAAATAAGGGGTTGCCATTTGTGACTCTTATGATGATTAAAGTGGCGAACTTTTTTAGTAGTCTTTGGTGGCTTGTTATATTAGCAATGATTATCGGCGGTTATTTCCTAGTACAATATTTGAAAACCGAGCCAGGAATTAAAGCTAAAGACACCTTTAAGCTTAATGTCCCGCTATTTAAAGGAATGTTCAGGAAGATGTACATGGCACGATTTGCTAGAACTGGACAGGTGCTTTTGAGTACTGGTGTGCCGATGCTTGACATGCTTCGTATTACGTCTGATGCTGTTAATAACGTGATTATTAGCGAAAGCATACTTCGTGCGTCAGATAAGGTGAAGGGCGGTAAGGCCTTGTCGGCTTCTTTATCTAATGAAGATTATTTTCTAGCAATGGTACCACAGATGATTAAAATTGGTGAGCAATCAGGTAAGATTGATGAGATGATGGGCAAGACCGCTCAAGTTTATGAAGATGAGCTTGATGAGGAAATTCGCGCCTTGTCGACGGCGATAGAGCCGGTTTTAATGGTCTTTTTGGCTATAGTTGCAGGTACGATGGTCGCGGCTATTTTGCTTCCAATCTATAGCTTGGTTGGCAATATCAATATTCGCTAG
- a CDS encoding TlyA family RNA methyltransferase, translated as MKQRLDKSLVERGLATTRSQADNFIRLGYVFLNKKIVQKSGTMVSDSDEIKLEKKETYVSRAGLKLASVAEYFHLNFQDKTVLDIGSSTGGFTDYSLRHGAKKVFAVDVGTDQLHPSLRPNPKIVLYEKTDIRDFYADEAIDIIVGDVSFISLREILPHVAENLMNTNTILVAMAKPQFEAGRHQVNKGIIKNDKVRRQILSDFEDWAKKYFVILDKKDSEVAGSKGNLERFYKLKLAKR; from the coding sequence ATGAAACAGCGATTAGATAAATCTCTGGTCGAGCGTGGTTTGGCGACAACAAGATCTCAGGCGGATAATTTTATTCGCCTGGGCTATGTTTTTTTGAATAAGAAAATTGTCCAAAAATCAGGAACTATGGTATCTGATTCGGACGAGATAAAGCTCGAGAAGAAGGAAACTTATGTTTCGCGAGCCGGCTTAAAACTGGCAAGCGTAGCGGAGTATTTTCATCTTAATTTTCAGGATAAAACTGTTCTGGACATTGGCTCGAGTACGGGCGGATTTACTGACTATTCGTTGCGTCATGGCGCCAAAAAGGTATTTGCTGTTGATGTTGGAACGGATCAACTTCATCCAAGTTTGAGGCCGAATCCAAAAATTGTTCTTTACGAAAAGACCGATATTCGTGATTTTTATGCAGATGAAGCAATTGATATTATTGTGGGCGATGTGTCGTTTATATCTCTGAGGGAAATTTTGCCGCACGTGGCAGAAAATTTGATGAATACAAATACGATATTGGTTGCTATGGCAAAACCTCAATTTGAGGCGGGACGGCATCAGGTTAATAAGGGAATTATTAAAAACGATAAAGTTCGTCGACAAATTTTATCCGACTTTGAAGATTGGGCGAAAAAGTATTTTGTTATCTTAGATAAAAAAGATAGTGAAGTGGCAGGCAGTAAGGGCAATCTCGAGCGATTTTACAAATTGAAATTAGCTAAACGTTAA
- a CDS encoding GspE/PulE family protein gives MALLTDDIQDKLIELLVNEGLIEKSVIDDALKRASESGKPLFSLLSEEGLLDNELLVHGVAQVSGVPYVNLSNSVISQDILSLLPSDVAERFMAVPLAEVQNRLAVAMIDANNVQAVDYLSNRIQRPIKVFMASEESVRHVLDQYKTDLSSVNVAAQASQEESLSEAGNIKTIVQDSPISRALSTILEYAVKSHASDVHIEPLEKALKIRCRVDGVLREIMQLPKSIEPALVSRIKILSNLKIDEHRIPQDGQFAVNVAGKEVDLRIAISPVVWGEQVVIRLLDKSGSSFNLEDMGYAGRALRTIRKGIKRPNGMILTSGPTGSGKSTSLYALIKEIKDDTVNIVTLEDPVEYKMDGVNQIQVNAEVGLTFASGLRSILRQDPDIVMVGEIRDNETANLAIQAALTGHLVFSTLHTNSAAGVLPRLLDMGIEPFLIASTVNTIIGQRLVRRVARRRDIYQSSPLETQAIREAVGGLLPQTREQVSQYAQDLGYESLPLATQTSFALAKGKDTPQTPRGYAGRAGLYEVMDITEEIQNLIVKRATSAEIQRMAIQQGMITMRQDGYLKALNGITTIEEVNRVAADTA, from the coding sequence ATGGCTTTACTGACGGACGACATCCAAGATAAGTTGATCGAGCTGCTCGTAAACGAGGGGCTTATTGAGAAGTCTGTCATTGATGATGCCTTAAAGCGCGCCTCTGAGAGTGGCAAACCTCTGTTTAGTTTGCTTAGCGAAGAGGGGCTGCTTGATAATGAACTACTGGTTCATGGTGTGGCTCAAGTTTCGGGCGTGCCGTATGTCAATCTGTCGAATAGTGTTATTAGTCAGGATATTTTATCTCTATTACCGTCCGACGTTGCTGAGAGATTTATGGCTGTGCCGCTAGCCGAAGTTCAGAACCGACTAGCAGTGGCGATGATCGATGCGAATAATGTTCAAGCGGTGGACTATTTGTCGAATCGTATCCAGCGTCCGATAAAAGTGTTTATGGCTTCGGAAGAGAGTGTTCGTCATGTCTTAGATCAATATAAGACTGACTTGTCGTCTGTTAATGTGGCTGCACAGGCTTCGCAGGAAGAGTCTTTGTCGGAGGCTGGCAATATTAAAACAATTGTTCAGGATTCGCCAATATCACGAGCGTTGTCGACAATTTTGGAATACGCGGTAAAGAGTCACGCATCCGACGTGCATATTGAGCCATTAGAGAAGGCTTTGAAGATTCGTTGTCGTGTTGACGGTGTTTTGCGTGAAATAATGCAGCTCCCAAAGAGCATTGAGCCGGCGCTAGTTAGTCGTATTAAGATTCTTTCCAATCTGAAAATTGACGAGCATCGAATTCCTCAGGATGGTCAATTCGCGGTTAATGTCGCAGGTAAAGAGGTTGACCTTCGTATTGCTATCTCTCCAGTTGTCTGGGGCGAGCAAGTGGTTATTCGTCTGCTTGATAAGAGTGGAAGTTCTTTCAATTTGGAAGATATGGGCTACGCTGGGCGCGCATTAAGAACGATTCGCAAGGGAATTAAGCGACCAAATGGAATGATCTTGACGTCGGGTCCAACTGGTTCTGGTAAGTCAACGAGTTTGTACGCGTTGATTAAAGAGATTAAAGACGATACTGTGAATATTGTGACACTTGAAGATCCGGTTGAGTATAAAATGGATGGTGTCAATCAGATTCAGGTGAACGCGGAAGTTGGCTTGACGTTTGCTTCCGGATTGCGCTCAATTTTGCGTCAAGACCCAGACATTGTGATGGTTGGTGAGATTCGCGATAATGAAACAGCGAATTTGGCTATTCAAGCGGCTTTAACGGGACACTTGGTTTTCTCGACACTTCACACTAATTCCGCTGCTGGTGTATTGCCACGTTTGTTGGATATGGGAATCGAGCCGTTTCTTATTGCTAGCACGGTTAACACAATTATTGGTCAGCGTTTGGTGAGGCGAGTGGCGCGTCGTCGGGATATTTATCAATCGTCACCACTGGAAACGCAGGCAATTCGCGAGGCGGTTGGTGGATTATTGCCGCAAACAAGGGAGCAGGTCTCTCAATATGCGCAAGACCTGGGATATGAAAGCTTGCCGCTAGCGACGCAGACATCGTTTGCTTTGGCAAAAGGAAAAGATACGCCGCAAACTCCTCGCGGTTATGCTGGTCGAGCTGGTCTGTATGAGGTCATGGATATTACCGAAGAGATTCAGAATTTGATTGTTAAGCGCGCGACCTCAGCGGAAATTCAGCGAATGGCAATTCAACAAGGGATGATTACGATGCGTCAAGATGGTTATCTGAAGGCGTTAAACGGAATAACGACAATAGAAGAAGTTAATAGGGTAGCGGCGGATACCGCGTAA
- the pilM gene encoding type IV pilus assembly protein PilM: protein MKLAKGLGEFFGLDIDTNAVRVVQLSRTGTGWSLSHYGYTPVDSKITSGDSPESKRRLGEAIMTAVGQAGIKTSNVAVGLPSNKTFSTIIDVPKVSEQELKAMMKYQIDQYIPMSLDEAEVDWALLGDSLHAQNQYEILLTSTAKSYAEERLELVENLGFNVIAEEPNAIAMVRSLSTTDSQDARLIINMGENSTDLAVVYNGAPRLIRMIPTGLSSLVRSAVQNLSVQEDQARQFILKFGLAPDKLDGQVLRAIDSTLDNFSSELVKSIKFFQTRYPSVAVSGILLSGFGSAIPQLDGYVMNKTGVQSITADPWQRVQVSQSDQQQLASIASEFAIAVGLAQRSNIS, encoded by the coding sequence ATGAAATTAGCAAAAGGGTTGGGCGAATTCTTCGGACTGGACATCGATACGAATGCGGTGCGGGTGGTTCAATTGTCTCGTACTGGCACGGGATGGAGTTTGTCGCATTACGGTTATACGCCAGTTGATTCTAAGATAACGAGTGGCGACTCTCCAGAGTCTAAGCGACGCTTGGGCGAGGCTATTATGACTGCCGTTGGGCAAGCTGGAATTAAGACGTCCAATGTAGCTGTCGGCTTGCCGTCAAATAAGACGTTTTCTACCATTATTGATGTGCCAAAGGTTTCTGAGCAGGAATTGAAGGCGATGATGAAATATCAAATTGACCAATATATTCCAATGTCTTTGGATGAGGCAGAAGTTGACTGGGCTTTATTGGGTGATAGTTTGCATGCTCAGAATCAGTATGAGATTTTGCTGACAAGTACAGCGAAGTCTTACGCGGAAGAGCGTCTGGAGTTAGTTGAAAATCTCGGTTTCAATGTAATTGCTGAAGAGCCGAATGCTATTGCTATGGTTCGCTCTTTATCGACTACCGATTCTCAGGATGCACGTTTAATTATCAATATGGGTGAAAATTCAACAGATTTGGCGGTTGTCTACAACGGAGCACCGCGGCTTATTCGTATGATTCCAACTGGGCTTTCGTCTTTGGTTCGATCGGCGGTTCAGAATCTTAGTGTCCAGGAAGATCAAGCGCGTCAATTTATTTTGAAATTTGGTTTGGCGCCGGATAAATTAGATGGTCAAGTGCTAAGGGCTATTGATTCAACTCTCGACAATTTTTCTTCAGAGCTGGTGAAATCTATAAAGTTTTTCCAAACTCGATATCCAAGCGTAGCAGTTTCTGGAATTTTATTGTCAGGATTTGGCTCAGCTATTCCGCAACTTGATGGATATGTGATGAATAAAACCGGAGTCCAGTCAATTACCGCAGATCCGTGGCAGCGTGTTCAAGTTTCTCAGTCGGATCAACAGCAGTTGGCATCGATTGCTTCAGAATTTGCTATTGCCGTAGGGTTGGCACAAAGGAGTAATATATCATGA
- the ychF gene encoding redox-regulated ATPase YchF: MSLSIGIVGLPNVGKSTLFNALTNNDILAANYPFATIEPNTGIVPVPDNRLQILADLYHAQKIIPATVTFVDIAGLVAGASKGEGLGNKFLHNIRECDAIIHVVRAFENSKILRHDEAPIDPKKDIDIINTELILADLQTLEKRLPQLQKEAKANPKARQKVEYLQSLIDSLQKGVPISALSDVDFEAISDLHLLTAKPVIYAFNVDEEGLNNSDLQSQLTELVSPAKTVFVCAKLEEELKGLSENDAKELLESYGVKETGLAKLIHAAYDTLGLQSYLTAGEKEVRAWTIHKGWTAPQAAGVIHSDFERGFIAAQIVDFNDLVAAGSEVKARENGKIRTEGKTYVMQPNDVVEFRFNV; the protein is encoded by the coding sequence ATGAGTTTATCTATTGGAATCGTTGGTTTACCAAATGTCGGCAAGTCGACACTTTTTAACGCTTTAACAAATAACGACATTTTGGCGGCTAATTATCCGTTTGCGACAATTGAGCCGAACACGGGAATTGTTCCCGTACCAGATAATCGCCTGCAAATTTTAGCCGATCTTTATCATGCGCAAAAAATTATTCCAGCCACTGTAACTTTTGTTGATATTGCGGGGCTGGTTGCTGGCGCGTCTAAAGGTGAAGGTTTGGGCAATAAGTTTCTTCACAACATCAGAGAGTGTGACGCAATTATTCACGTTGTTCGTGCATTTGAGAATTCAAAGATTTTGCGCCACGACGAAGCGCCAATCGACCCAAAAAAGGATATTGATATTATCAATACTGAGCTGATTCTGGCTGATTTGCAAACTCTTGAAAAACGCCTACCTCAACTTCAGAAAGAAGCCAAAGCAAATCCAAAAGCTCGCCAAAAAGTTGAATATCTGCAGTCTTTAATTGACTCTCTGCAAAAAGGCGTACCAATTTCCGCGCTGTCAGATGTGGATTTTGAAGCAATTTCCGACCTACATTTACTCACCGCCAAACCAGTAATTTACGCGTTTAATGTCGACGAAGAAGGGTTGAACAATTCCGATCTACAGAGTCAATTGACCGAACTCGTAAGTCCCGCAAAAACCGTTTTTGTCTGCGCAAAATTAGAGGAAGAATTGAAGGGCTTATCTGAGAATGACGCCAAAGAGCTATTAGAAAGCTACGGCGTCAAGGAAACTGGACTCGCCAAACTTATTCACGCAGCCTACGATACGCTCGGACTACAAAGCTACTTAACTGCGGGCGAAAAAGAAGTTCGCGCTTGGACAATTCACAAGGGCTGGACTGCACCGCAAGCCGCGGGCGTTATTCATTCGGATTTTGAGCGCGGATTTATTGCCGCACAAATTGTCGATTTTAACGATTTAGTCGCTGCAGGATCAGAAGTTAAGGCTCGTGAAAACGGCAAAATTCGCACCGAAGGAAAAACTTACGTTATGCAACCAAATGACGTCGTTGAATTTAGGTTTAACGTTTAG